One segment of Mariprofundus sp. NF DNA contains the following:
- a CDS encoding Spy/CpxP family protein refolding chaperone produces MNEQKVLKQDSGLKTALFFVVASALFITGANMAYAFGGPDGERNMDRRAERMAEKLSLTDAQRDQFKQIHEQGRGEGQAIHEAMQKNRDALHKLDPSAKDYAQKVATLANEKAELVKQMVVHRSEVRAEVHAMLTPEQREKATQMKMERKGKGKRSGDGPRGKGECRNR; encoded by the coding sequence ATGAACGAGCAGAAAGTATTGAAACAGGATAGTGGTCTGAAAACAGCACTGTTCTTTGTTGTTGCATCAGCGCTATTTATTACAGGTGCCAACATGGCCTACGCATTCGGTGGCCCGGATGGCGAACGCAATATGGATCGGCGTGCTGAGAGAATGGCTGAGAAACTGAGTCTGACAGATGCTCAGCGTGATCAGTTCAAACAGATTCATGAGCAGGGGCGCGGCGAAGGTCAGGCCATTCATGAAGCGATGCAGAAGAATCGTGATGCGCTGCATAAACTTGACCCATCAGCCAAAGATTACGCCCAAAAGGTGGCTACACTTGCCAATGAGAAAGCTGAACTGGTGAAACAGATGGTAGTACACCGCAGTGAAGTGCGTGCAGAGGTGCATGCCATGCTGACTCCTGAACAGCGTGAAAAAGCCACTCAGATGAAGATGGAGCGTAAGGGCAAAGGCAAGCGTTCCGGTGATGGTCCAAGGGGCAAAGGTGAGTGCCGTAATCGTTAA
- a CDS encoding ATP-binding cassette domain-containing protein, protein MTLNHLDKAFGSQVLLDDISLSIGRGVRTGLIGRNGEGKSTLLKIMAGIVEPDHGDVTLRSGTRVAYLPQAPHFDAGFTVFHVVAEGLGDVARTLEQYHETLKMLESDCSDALLRRVDELQGELERTGAWQLHSRIETAISKLKLEPDRDVGELSGGWLRRVALARAVVSEPDVLLLDEPTNHLDIASIEWLEDFVATFPGSVLFITHDRYFLDAVAEEIIELDRGHLTHFPCSYAEYLEKKSELLSQEESNHRKFDKLLAGEERWIRQGIPARRTRNEGRARALEDLRKQRASRRMRGGDVDLRVSSGIKPGKMLMEAVEVSHSFGDICICEKFSHKIMAGDRVGLIGPNGIGKTTLLKIMLGELNADTGKVRHGVRLAPAFLTQMRELNPETKIKDVLLPLGGNYVHIGGHEPRHIVSYMQDFLFDKERLNSRVAALSGGERGRLMLAKLLLEPANLLVLDEPTNDLDIGTLSVLEQALARYDGTVILVSHDRAFMDRVASRVLAFEGDGVIIPIEGGYSDYQAWKTRQLENVQQQAEEERSRVQLQATPKAVKKLTKLSYKEQRELDGLPLEIEAMEDEKGQIEVRFCEPDYFSSDAEGFQKDQKRLHELDCALKAAYALWEELEARQEELAG, encoded by the coding sequence ATGACCCTTAACCATCTCGATAAAGCTTTCGGATCACAGGTGCTGCTCGATGATATCAGCCTGAGCATCGGACGCGGTGTGCGCACCGGTTTGATCGGTCGCAATGGAGAGGGTAAATCGACCCTGCTTAAGATTATGGCAGGTATCGTTGAACCTGATCACGGTGACGTGACGCTGCGTTCGGGTACTCGCGTGGCCTATCTGCCACAGGCTCCCCATTTCGATGCTGGCTTCACTGTCTTCCATGTTGTCGCCGAGGGGCTTGGCGATGTAGCCCGAACACTTGAGCAGTATCATGAGACGCTAAAAATGCTTGAGAGCGACTGCTCCGATGCGCTGCTGCGCCGGGTGGACGAGTTGCAAGGTGAGCTGGAGCGAACCGGTGCATGGCAGTTGCATAGCCGTATTGAGACTGCGATTTCGAAACTGAAGCTGGAGCCTGACCGCGATGTCGGCGAACTCTCCGGCGGCTGGTTGCGCCGCGTGGCACTGGCCAGAGCTGTGGTCTCAGAGCCGGATGTACTGCTGCTGGATGAGCCGACCAACCATCTTGATATCGCATCAATTGAGTGGCTGGAAGATTTTGTCGCCACCTTTCCAGGCTCGGTTCTGTTTATTACCCATGATCGCTATTTCCTCGATGCTGTAGCTGAAGAGATTATTGAGCTTGATCGCGGTCACCTGACCCATTTCCCCTGCTCGTATGCCGAATATCTGGAGAAAAAGTCGGAACTGCTGTCGCAGGAGGAGAGTAACCACCGTAAGTTCGACAAGCTGTTGGCTGGTGAAGAGCGCTGGATCAGGCAGGGAATTCCGGCTCGCAGAACAAGAAATGAGGGGCGGGCACGGGCGCTTGAGGATTTGAGAAAGCAGCGGGCGAGCCGGCGCATGCGCGGCGGTGATGTTGATCTGCGCGTATCCTCCGGCATTAAACCCGGCAAGATGTTGATGGAGGCGGTTGAGGTATCACACAGCTTTGGTGATATCTGCATCTGTGAAAAATTCAGCCATAAAATCATGGCAGGCGATCGTGTTGGTCTGATCGGCCCCAACGGTATCGGTAAAACCACGCTGCTCAAGATTATGCTCGGCGAGTTGAATGCCGACACAGGCAAGGTGCGTCATGGCGTCCGTCTGGCTCCCGCATTCCTGACCCAGATGCGCGAGTTGAATCCTGAAACAAAGATTAAGGATGTGCTGTTGCCGCTGGGTGGCAACTATGTGCATATTGGTGGTCATGAACCACGTCATATTGTCAGCTATATGCAGGATTTCCTGTTTGATAAAGAGCGGTTGAATTCGCGCGTGGCCGCACTATCCGGTGGTGAGCGGGGCCGTTTGATGCTGGCCAAACTACTGCTGGAGCCGGCCAACCTGCTGGTGCTGGATGAGCCGACCAATGATCTTGATATCGGTACACTGAGTGTGTTGGAGCAGGCACTGGCGCGTTATGATGGCACAGTGATTCTGGTTTCCCATGATCGTGCTTTTATGGATCGGGTTGCTTCACGTGTTTTAGCCTTTGAAGGTGATGGTGTGATTATCCCGATTGAGGGCGGTTACTCCGACTATCAGGCCTGGAAAACTCGACAGCTTGAGAATGTCCAGCAGCAGGCTGAAGAAGAGAGGAGCAGGGTGCAGCTGCAGGCGACACCGAAAGCAGTAAAAAAACTGACCAAGCTCTCGTATAAGGAGCAGCGTGAACTTGATGGCTTGCCGCTTGAGATTGAAGCTATGGAAGATGAAAAGGGTCAGATCGAAGTCCGTTTCTGTGAGCCTGACTATTTCAGTAGTGATGCCGAAGGGTTTCAAAAAGATCAGAAACGGCTGCATGAACTGGATTGTGCACTTAAAGCTGCTTATGCGCTCTGGGAAGAGCTTGAAGCCAGACAGGAGGAGCTGGCCGGTTAG
- a CDS encoding MHYT domain-containing protein, which translates to MEIITEYNWLLVIISVMAAIGSSFVALSTVPRIYSASSGQRSLAWVAAFGLSLGTGIWTMHFIAILALQMPIPVQFDITLTAISLLLAIIASAIAIVPLRSGGHLKTFALKTLFIGTMMGLSVAGMHYTGMAALRMNATMHHDSTIVALAIAIAIIASTAALLIANRLRDTRIFSQMPTKTAAAIVMGIAVSAMHYTAMEGMRFVELAIPHHFTEVIDPLILAIFILIIAFLIQGGIIIMALFDEAYTISEESTRAMKQRADINKSLSEILSLALENMTLSETLQKVLDVLLAIEWLALDKKGSIFLADSKSSCLKMVAERNLGDDLKQLCASVEYGRCLCGLAAERKTLIFKSNIDADHVTRPDDMEDHGHYCVPILSPAGLLGVINLYVQPDHVKNSEETTFLTAVADAIANIIQNKQLESQADKIFKAIDQAGEAVVITDVNGVIEYVNQAFCSNTGYSEDEAIGQNPSILNSGNQEKVFYEKMWATIQSGEVWQGEIIEKRKDDTFYPAMLTISPIRNSSGEITHYVGIHEDLSEHKTLEAQFRQAQKMEALGTLVGGIAHDFNNMLAGMVGNLFMVKRKMKGMPELTEKIERVEKVSFQAAEMIKQMLIFARNEEVEMHQISFSAFIKEAFRLHQIVIPENIQINKEITGHDLMIRSNPTQLQQMILNLFGNAVDALKQTKAPAIILHVEQIHADQNFCVKHRDARVGEYAHMMISDNGHGIEKEHLERIFDPFFTTKEVGKGTGLGLSMSITIVKSHDGFIEVESELGIGTAFHIYIPLVAEKQINAESETLTDASEGRGERILVVDDDDTLRSTTAETLESLGYKTIVAENGRQAVELYHSSSTDLVLMDVVMPEMGGPEAARIILEHDPKANIVFATGYDRADSLQALKGIEEIPVLSKPFQISELSRTIRLLLD; encoded by the coding sequence GTGGAGATAATTACTGAGTACAACTGGCTTCTCGTAATCATCTCAGTCATGGCAGCTATCGGCTCCTCCTTTGTTGCCCTCTCTACCGTCCCCCGTATCTACTCTGCCAGTTCCGGACAACGATCTCTGGCATGGGTTGCAGCATTCGGCTTGAGTTTGGGCACCGGTATCTGGACCATGCATTTCATTGCCATTCTGGCGCTGCAGATGCCAATCCCTGTTCAGTTTGACATCACTCTTACAGCAATCTCACTACTACTTGCCATCATCGCCAGTGCCATTGCCATCGTCCCTCTCCGTTCAGGTGGTCACCTGAAAACATTTGCCCTTAAAACACTGTTTATTGGCACAATGATGGGGCTCAGTGTGGCTGGCATGCACTACACTGGCATGGCAGCACTGAGGATGAATGCGACTATGCATCACGACTCAACCATCGTGGCTCTCGCCATCGCTATCGCCATCATCGCCTCCACTGCTGCACTGCTGATCGCCAATCGCCTGCGTGATACGCGCATATTCAGCCAGATGCCCACCAAAACAGCAGCAGCCATCGTGATGGGTATTGCCGTATCAGCCATGCACTACACTGCCATGGAAGGCATGCGCTTCGTTGAACTGGCAATACCTCATCATTTTACCGAGGTTATTGACCCTCTGATCCTGGCCATATTCATTCTCATCATCGCCTTCCTGATTCAAGGTGGCATTATCATCATGGCACTGTTTGATGAGGCCTATACCATTTCAGAAGAATCGACACGGGCCATGAAACAGCGCGCTGATATCAACAAGTCTCTCTCTGAAATCTTATCCCTTGCGCTGGAAAACATGACACTTTCTGAAACCCTGCAAAAGGTTCTCGATGTTCTATTGGCCATTGAGTGGCTGGCTCTGGATAAAAAAGGCAGCATTTTCCTGGCGGACTCAAAAAGCTCATGCCTGAAAATGGTCGCAGAAAGAAACCTCGGCGATGATCTGAAACAACTCTGCGCCTCTGTTGAGTATGGCCGCTGCCTGTGTGGTTTGGCGGCAGAACGTAAGACGTTGATTTTCAAAAGTAACATCGATGCTGATCATGTCACCCGCCCTGATGACATGGAAGATCATGGTCACTACTGCGTTCCCATCCTCTCCCCTGCCGGGCTTCTGGGCGTGATTAATCTATATGTTCAACCTGATCACGTGAAAAACTCGGAAGAGACAACTTTTCTGACAGCAGTGGCTGATGCCATTGCAAACATTATTCAAAACAAACAGCTGGAATCTCAAGCTGATAAAATATTTAAAGCCATTGATCAGGCTGGTGAAGCTGTGGTCATTACCGACGTCAACGGTGTCATTGAGTACGTCAATCAGGCTTTCTGTAGCAATACAGGTTACAGTGAAGATGAGGCGATTGGCCAGAACCCCTCCATCCTCAACAGCGGCAATCAGGAGAAGGTCTTCTACGAAAAAATGTGGGCGACCATTCAATCCGGCGAGGTTTGGCAGGGTGAGATTATCGAGAAACGTAAAGATGACACCTTCTATCCCGCCATGCTGACCATCTCTCCGATTCGAAACAGCAGCGGTGAGATCACCCACTATGTCGGTATTCATGAAGACCTGAGCGAACATAAAACTCTGGAGGCGCAGTTCCGTCAGGCGCAGAAGATGGAAGCACTTGGTACGCTGGTCGGTGGCATCGCCCACGATTTCAACAACATGCTGGCTGGCATGGTCGGCAACCTGTTTATGGTCAAAAGAAAGATGAAGGGCATGCCCGAATTAACTGAGAAGATTGAGCGGGTTGAGAAGGTAAGTTTCCAGGCAGCAGAGATGATCAAACAGATGCTGATCTTTGCCCGCAACGAAGAGGTGGAGATGCATCAAATCTCATTTTCCGCCTTCATCAAAGAGGCATTCAGGCTGCACCAGATCGTTATCCCTGAAAACATCCAGATCAACAAAGAAATCACCGGGCATGATTTAATGATCAGGAGTAATCCGACCCAGCTTCAGCAGATGATCCTTAATCTCTTCGGCAATGCTGTGGATGCACTGAAACAGACGAAAGCACCCGCCATTATCCTGCATGTTGAACAGATCCATGCCGATCAAAACTTCTGCGTAAAACACAGGGATGCCAGGGTCGGAGAGTATGCACACATGATGATCTCTGATAACGGCCACGGTATCGAAAAGGAGCATCTTGAGCGCATATTTGACCCCTTCTTCACAACGAAAGAGGTCGGTAAAGGGACTGGCCTGGGCCTCTCTATGTCGATTACCATTGTCAAATCACATGATGGATTCATCGAGGTGGAGAGTGAACTCGGCATCGGAACCGCATTTCACATCTATATTCCGCTTGTAGCAGAGAAACAGATCAATGCTGAGAGTGAAACCTTAACAGATGCATCGGAGGGCCGGGGTGAACGCATTCTCGTGGTGGATGATGATGACACCCTTCGCTCCACCACTGCTGAAACCCTGGAAAGCCTTGGCTACAAAACCATAGTAGCGGAAAATGGCAGGCAGGCAGTAGAGCTCTACCATTCAAGCTCTACCGATCTTGTTCTTATGGATGTGGTCATGCCCGAGATGGGAGGGCCGGAAGCGGCACGCATTATTCTGGAGCATGATCCGAAGGCAAACATTGTCTTTGCCACCGGCTACGACAGAGCTGACTCACTGCAGGCTCTAAAGGGCATCGAAGAGATTCCGGTTCTCTCCAAGCCATTCCAGATCTCAGAGTTAAGTCGAACCATTCGGCTACTTCTGGATTAG